The following proteins are co-located in the Parafannyhessea umbonata genome:
- a CDS encoding MurR/RpiR family transcriptional regulator, which yields MSNETLRKRGHVESGHVQTFTRLEEYIIRELAHHISQNEEVSLTFLAEECHVSKSTVIKAVKKLGYQGFDDLVHNIRFNAQTSSGVLLPGKLVEGDCEEIVCKLADRLRLCEGRRNFIFTGDRRTSDVVARYMSRKLAMFDLFATMSTDYAMARREVLECGTAFFILHRELPRRAAHEQDAGYGMGMLRSARDAGFDIVAFSDDPDRRAAQEADLLVRISPNEDEDVDLFVPKTLMVFEQALTHYAQRRSANGE from the coding sequence ATGAGCAACGAGACTCTTAGAAAGCGCGGCCACGTCGAAAGCGGGCATGTGCAGACGTTCACTAGGCTCGAGGAGTACATCATTCGTGAGCTGGCGCACCACATCTCCCAGAACGAGGAGGTGTCGCTGACATTCCTGGCCGAGGAGTGCCATGTGTCGAAGAGCACCGTAATCAAGGCGGTCAAGAAGTTGGGGTATCAGGGGTTTGACGACCTCGTTCACAACATCCGGTTCAATGCCCAGACAAGCAGCGGCGTCCTGTTGCCCGGAAAGCTCGTCGAGGGCGACTGCGAGGAGATCGTTTGCAAGCTGGCCGATCGACTGAGGCTTTGTGAAGGCAGAAGAAACTTCATCTTTACGGGTGACCGCAGGACAAGCGACGTCGTGGCCAGATATATGAGCCGGAAACTTGCCATGTTTGACCTGTTCGCGACGATGTCCACCGATTACGCCATGGCCCGCAGGGAGGTGCTTGAGTGCGGTACGGCATTCTTCATCCTGCACCGCGAGCTTCCTCGCAGGGCAGCCCACGAACAGGATGCGGGGTATGGGATGGGGATGCTGCGGTCTGCACGAGACGCGGGCTTCGATATAGTCGCATTCTCTGACGATCCGGACAGAAGGGCGGCGCAGGAGGCAGATCTGTTGGTGCGGATATCCCCAAACGAGGACGAGGATGTCGATCTCTTTGTCCCCAAGACGCTCATGGTGTTTGAGCAGGCGTTGACTCACTATGCTCAACGGAGGTCAGCGAATGGGGAGTGA
- a CDS encoding MurR/RpiR family transcriptional regulator encodes MGSEERQIAVYKVVREAAMKHKRVTVSEVSERTGIARSTVANVAKSLGYEGWSDFVTKLVHYYAEDRAEGGALGECVSVTTSILRRNRGHLVLVDAVGDAAVCVDYLLARFSECGYWAVPFYPGIAEHDRGEHDIAALIVINESGMALLPSCIEALEAGCPVISITASHDTPISKLSSVNVVIKNNKSNTRDYKPNYFTAGALVFLEKVMSALERAEGRRA; translated from the coding sequence ATGGGGAGTGAAGAGAGACAGATAGCCGTCTACAAGGTCGTGCGCGAAGCAGCTATGAAGCACAAACGCGTTACGGTGAGCGAGGTGTCTGAAAGGACCGGCATCGCGCGGTCGACTGTCGCAAATGTCGCAAAGTCACTTGGGTACGAGGGGTGGAGCGACTTCGTTACCAAGCTCGTCCACTACTATGCAGAGGACAGGGCCGAGGGCGGAGCCTTGGGCGAGTGCGTCTCTGTTACCACATCGATTCTTCGCAGGAACAGGGGTCATCTGGTTCTCGTGGACGCGGTCGGGGACGCGGCGGTATGCGTGGACTATCTGCTTGCAAGATTCTCGGAATGCGGCTATTGGGCTGTACCGTTCTATCCCGGAATCGCGGAGCACGACCGTGGCGAGCATGACATTGCGGCACTCATCGTAATAAACGAAAGTGGCATGGCTCTGCTTCCCTCGTGCATTGAGGCGCTAGAGGCGGGGTGTCCGGTCATATCGATTACGGCGAGCCACGACACGCCGATTTCGAAGCTTTCGTCCGTGAACGTGGTCATTAAGAATAACAAGTCGAATACGAGGGACTACAAGCCAAACTACTTTACGGCTGGAGCGCTTGTGTTTCTCGAAAAGGTCATGTCCGCCCTGGAGAGGGCAGAGGGTCGCAGGGCATAA
- a CDS encoding PTS sugar transporter subunit IIA — translation MGLFDRMKRGKKGVDERGEALVVKAPASGTVVRMEDLPDPVFAGGMMGRAVGIRPECGEVFAPVDGTILAAMPHAFGLACEDGVEVIVHVGVDTVEMKGDGFDVKVKKGQTVKAGSALVAFDRDKVAKAGYDDTVIMAVSNSGDLEEQGRRVKVAEAENVEVGDTLITVAR, via the coding sequence ATGGGGCTTTTTGACAGGATGAAGAGGGGTAAGAAGGGCGTTGACGAGAGGGGCGAGGCGCTTGTGGTGAAGGCCCCGGCCTCGGGCACCGTCGTGCGCATGGAAGATCTGCCCGACCCCGTCTTTGCCGGAGGCATGATGGGCCGCGCGGTGGGCATCCGTCCGGAATGCGGTGAGGTCTTTGCGCCTGTCGACGGCACCATTCTGGCGGCAATGCCCCATGCGTTTGGACTGGCCTGCGAAGACGGCGTTGAGGTCATAGTCCACGTGGGCGTAGACACGGTAGAGATGAAGGGCGACGGTTTCGATGTCAAGGTGAAGAAGGGGCAGACCGTAAAGGCAGGCTCCGCCCTGGTAGCCTTCGATCGGGACAAAGTGGCGAAGGCGGGATACGACGACACCGTCATCATGGCAGTCTCCAACTCGGGCGACCTGGAGGAACAGGGTCGCAGGGTGAAGGTTGCAGAAGCCGAGAATGTTGAAGTGGGTGACACCCTAATCACGGTTGCGCGCTGA
- a CDS encoding ATP-binding protein has protein sequence MGTDVDIALLVKELCHHDAETEWIEFKTNNSDAEMIGQRISALANSACRLGIPTAYMVWGVDDKTHDVIGSSFRYRLEKRGNEELENWLHHQLTDNASFEFAEDVVCEKHVTVLMVRAAFYHTVDFERVPYIRVGSYTKKLREYPAIESEVWSRITKSDFESIVAKGGLTLPDALSLLDFPKYFDLLGAPMPQSRDEVAHYLCDDEIILRQDDGRYAVTNLGAILLAKNLKDFPTVARKALRLVQYKGRGRSEILRSKDYEGGYAVEFESAVEMIMALTPSKEDIIGAVRVQTTAYPERAIREILANALIHQDLTVTGSGPVVEVFSDRVDFTNPGTSLVDLMRLVDNPPKSRNQKLASLMRRFRFCEELGTGWDRIISSCEALYLPAPKAVEYEGAGGSVRISLLAYVPYRSMSLRDRVMACYWHACICFTNGEAMTNKSLRCRFGEGGPSSSTVSKLLATAVGDGLIKPVDPETAPRYMRYVPAWA, from the coding sequence ATGGGTACCGATGTTGATATTGCGCTGCTTGTGAAGGAGCTATGCCATCACGACGCCGAGACAGAATGGATTGAGTTCAAGACGAACAACTCGGATGCTGAGATGATTGGCCAAAGGATAAGTGCGCTAGCTAATTCTGCTTGCAGGCTGGGTATACCTACGGCGTATATGGTTTGGGGCGTCGATGATAAAACACATGACGTCATTGGTAGCTCCTTCCGATATCGGCTTGAAAAGCGGGGCAATGAGGAGCTTGAAAACTGGCTCCATCATCAGTTGACAGACAACGCGTCATTCGAGTTTGCAGAGGACGTAGTGTGCGAAAAGCATGTGACAGTTCTTATGGTGCGGGCGGCCTTTTACCATACCGTTGACTTCGAACGAGTTCCTTACATTCGGGTGGGAAGCTACACCAAGAAGTTGCGGGAGTATCCTGCCATAGAATCAGAGGTTTGGAGTCGAATTACAAAATCGGACTTCGAGAGCATTGTGGCCAAGGGAGGTCTGACTCTTCCTGATGCACTGTCTTTGCTTGACTTTCCAAAGTACTTCGATTTGCTTGGGGCGCCGATGCCGCAGTCACGAGACGAAGTTGCGCACTACCTCTGCGATGATGAAATAATTCTGCGTCAGGATGATGGGCGCTATGCTGTGACGAACCTTGGCGCAATTCTGTTGGCCAAGAACCTCAAAGACTTTCCTACGGTTGCGAGGAAGGCATTAAGGCTCGTTCAGTATAAGGGGCGAGGTCGGAGCGAGATACTCAGAAGCAAAGACTACGAAGGCGGTTATGCTGTTGAGTTCGAGTCGGCAGTCGAAATGATAATGGCGCTTACACCCTCAAAAGAGGACATTATTGGTGCAGTGAGGGTCCAAACAACCGCCTATCCTGAAAGGGCAATTCGTGAGATTCTCGCTAATGCGCTCATTCATCAGGACCTTACGGTAACTGGTAGCGGGCCCGTCGTAGAGGTGTTTTCCGATCGCGTAGACTTCACCAACCCAGGGACGTCGCTTGTGGATCTTATGCGGTTGGTTGACAACCCTCCGAAATCACGAAACCAGAAGCTTGCGAGCCTGATGAGACGGTTTCGTTTTTGCGAAGAACTCGGAACCGGTTGGGACAGAATCATCTCTTCGTGCGAGGCGCTGTATCTCCCGGCGCCCAAGGCTGTTGAATATGAGGGGGCGGGCGGCAGCGTGAGAATTTCCCTGCTCGCTTACGTGCCCTATCGTTCGATGAGCCTACGGGATCGCGTTATGGCTTGCTACTGGCACGCTTGCATTTGCTTCACGAACGGCGAGGCTATGACCAACAAATCGCTTCGCTGTCGTTTCGGAGAGGGAGGCCCCAGCTCCTCGACCGTCTCGAAGCTGCTGGCGACGGCGGTCGGAGATGGCTTAATAAAGCCGGTCGACCCTGAAACCGCTCCGCGATATATGCGTTATGTTCCCGCTTGGGCGTAA